One region of Vanessa cardui chromosome 20, ilVanCard2.1, whole genome shotgun sequence genomic DNA includes:
- the LOC124538656 gene encoding DDB1- and CUL4-associated factor 5 — protein sequence MANIASPLPYITKREYGLVHNLKSQLFNKRLNAAKNLYRRDLVCHFGCVNAIEFSSNGELFVSGGDDRRVMVWQFGQAILEHGKPEPMKALHQSNIFCLGVTSDNQKIYSGGNDDIVIVHDVESKHPVEVLQHQRAVCSLSIDPFNERVVTTAGNDGRLLLFDTRQSVHESLVISRSRRAFHGVMFHPQQVGMLVSANARDGVALWDLRSPKHPVIRYVGNSGSCQNSMSVRINQTGTHVLALRRRLPPVLYAVHSPEPVAEFYHQDYYNSCTMKSCCFAGRSDQFVLSGSDDFNLYMWKIPDTEGGFDMVVEPPHIVLYGHRSIVNQVRYNSNYCLIASSGVEKIIKIWSALEYPQMRGALLEEAQGSDNPREIYSHEDYVSLVHHSGQYLSHNYAEQSTSEDPRMMAFFDSLVQRELECLAEETDSLDESSSGSVNGNVSDTSDSDHIVADFLPLPPKRVTPNGSRSQRCPNRLARLVASRYPKSIRSQKRGSLRRNKQSRACVSKSSAKGKRAAPRRARGPRRAPPRAPSRAPPRAPPRAPPAARRSAPSSERTDSDEPAHCLYRNTGRIIRPLRRRINITRSTKRKSKVTSYRKVMNLRNNSNMAQDSSDNNNFSNFDNYEDNLALPSTSTGYRGQSNSALFRIAEVDSDDDQSVGSRPISPSNQNGNQNIPTNLISIVPTPINGSRDSLSDSLRVGPPESESNNSSPVHESRTRMNLRRVRRNGRLSIQRSDSSESPPPKDYTENNFTIMDRLSPKVGYNRTVARLMNETNESEFESNCSTESSLWLAPNNIGTPDSGVGTVAGSSTRNNQPPADDVSDDPEYQAHKFRQRVKKARRNYRNHMDSDSN from the exons ATGGCGAATATAGCAAGTCCTTTACCTTATATTACTAAAAGAGAATATGGTCTTGTACATAATCTGAAAtctcaattatttaataaacggcTAAATGCAGCTAAAAACTTATATCGCCGAGATTTAGTGTGTCATTTTGGATGTGTAAATGCAATTGAATTTTCTAGCAATGGCGAGTTATTCGTATCAG gTGGAGATGACAGGAGGGTGATGGTATGGCAATTTGGACAAGCCATTCTAGAACATGGAAAGCCTGAACCAATGAAAGCATTACATCAATCAAATATATTCTGTTTGGGTGTCACGTCAGATAATCAAAAGATATATTCAGGAGGAAATGATGATATT GTAATAGTCCACGATGTGGAAAGCAAACATCCAGTAGAGGTCCTACAACATCAGCGAGCTGTGTGCAGTCTGAGCATTGACCCTTTTAATGAAAGAGTTGTCACCACTGCTGGAAATGATGGAAGGTTGCTACTGTTTGACACCAGGCAGTCTGTACAtg aatCATTAGTTATATCTCGCAGTCGGAGAGCATTTCATGGTGTAATGTTTCACCCCCAACAAGTTGGAATGCTTGTATCCGCAAATGCAAGAGATGGTGTTGCACTATGGGACCTGAGATCACCTAAACA CCCCGTGATCCGCTACGTTGGCAACAGTGGCTCGTGCCAGAACAGCATGAGCGTGCGCATCAACCAGACCGGCACGCACGTGCTCGCCCTGCGGCGCCGCCTGCCGCCCGTGCTGTACGCTGTGCACTCCCCGGAGCCGGTGGCCGAGTTCTACCACCAGGACTACTACAACTCTTGCACGATGAAGAGTTGCTGTTTCGCCGGGAGAAGTGATCAGTTCGTTCTATCGGGATCTGATGATTTCAACCTGTACATGTGGAAAATACCAGATACGGAAGGTGGTTTTG atatGGTGGTTGAGCCGCCACACATTGTTTTGTACGGACATCGGTCAATTGTGAATCAAGTTCGCTACAACTCGAATTATTGTCTCATCGCGTCATCGGGAGTGGAGAAAATTATAAAG atCTGGTCTGCGCTGGAGTACCCGCAGATGCGGGGTGCTCTGCTGGAGGAGGCCCAGGGCTCGGACAACCCACGCGAGATATATAGCCACGAAGACTATGTTTCGCTCGTCCATCACAGTGGACAG TATCTGTCCCACAACTATGCTGAGCAGTCAACAAGCGAGGATCCACGAATGATGGCGTTCTTCGATTCTTTAGTTCAGCGGGAACTGGAGTGTCTCGCCGAGGAGACGGACTCCCTGGACGAGTCCAGTTCTGGTTCAGTCAACGGGAACGTTTCCGACACGAGTGACAGCGATCACATCGTAGCGGACTTCTTGCCCTTACCACCCAAAAGAG taacTCCAAACGGGAGTCGAAGTCAACGGTGCCCAAATAGACTCGCGCGACTTGTCGCATCGAGATACCCAAAGAGCATCCGATCTCAAAAACGGGGTTCCCTTAG GCGTAACAAGCAGTCGCGCGCGTGCGTGAGCAAGTCGAGCGCGAAGGGCAAGCGCGCGGCGCCGAGGCGCGCCCGCGGCCCGCGCCGCGCCCCGCCCCGCGCCCCGTCCCGCGCCCCACCCCGCGCGCCCCCCCGCGCCccgcccgccgcgcgccgctCCGCGCCCTCCAGCGAGCGCACCGACTCCGACGAGCCCGCGCACTGCCTCTACCGGAACACGGGCCGG atcatCCGGCCACTCAGGAGAAGAATAAACATCACAAGGAGTACAAAAAGGAAAAGTAAAGTCACTAGTTATAGGAAAGTTatgaatttaagaaataata gtaaTATGGCTCAAGACAgtagtgataataataatttttccaATTTCGACAACTATGAGGATAATTTAGCTTTACCTAGCACAAGTACAG gttatagAGGTCAAAGCAATTCAGCACTATTTCGAATTGCCGAGGTAGATTCAGACGACGACCAGTCAGTTGGCAGTCGACCAATCTCGCCCAGTAATCAAAATGGCAACCAAAACATTCCTACGAATTTAATTAGCATCGTACCGACACCTATAAATGGCTCCCGAGATTCTCTCAGCGACTCTTTGAGAGTTGGACCGCCAGAATCCGAGAGCAATAATTCATCTCCCGTCCATGAGAGTCGAACGCGAATGAATTTGAGGAGAGTTAGGAGAAACGGTAGACTCAGTATTCAACGTTCCGATTCGAGCGAGTCACCGCCGCCGAAAGATTATACGGAGAATAACTTCACAATAATGGATAGATTATCACCAAAGGTCGGATACAACAGAACTGTGGCGAGGCTTATGAATGAGACAAATGAAAGTGAATTCGAAAGCAATTGCAGCACTGAAAGCAGTTTGTGGCTGGCTCCGAACAACATCGGAACCCCTGACAGCGGCGTGGGCACGGTTGCGGGCAGCAGTACCAGGAACAACCAACCCCCAGCTGATGACGTGTCCGACGATCCAGAATATCAAGCGCACAAGTTCCGACAACGCGTCAAAAAGGCTCGTCGTAATTATAGGAATCACATGGATTCAGATTCGAATTga
- the LOC124538659 gene encoding RRP15-like protein: MVVAEKMSKPTLKVSVSNSESSSEEAEDSEYEAEVSDDANDENSENNNSDDELILKNEGWADSISKILGSNKPKNKKTLVLSRAKKLADVVKKEKEEKPAFEIVGEQPIEEKPEVKENKVDVEPPPAKKKKCEKSSVRMKPNILEKDRERLLAKIATKGVVQLFNAVRNQQKTFETDLNKNLPEGKKEKILKKFDKRAFLDTLMGQSKSIVVEDQTKPLKDELKAEDKPRWNALRDDFMMGAKMKDWDKEVEE; this comes from the exons ATGGTAGTGGCCGAAAAAATGAGTAAACCAACACTAAAAGTATCAG TTTCAAATTCTGAATCGTCTAGTGAAGAAGCTGAAGATTCTGAATACGAGGCAGAGGTATCAGACGACGCAAATGATGAAAATTCTGAAAACAATAACAGTGATGATGAACTCATATTAAAAAACGAAGGCTGGGCAGATTCTATTTCAAAGATTCTTGGATCGAATAAACCTAAAAATAAGAAGACATTAGTTTTATCAAGAGCAAAAAAGCTTGCAGATGTTGTGAAAAAGGAAAAAGAAGAGAAACCCGCTTTTGAAATCGTAGGAGAACAGCCTATAGAAGAAAAACCAGAagtaaaagaaaacaaagtTGATGTAGAACCACCGCCTGCCAAGaaaaag aaatgtgaaaaatcatCAGTCCGAATGAAACCAAACATACTTGAGAAAGATAGAGAAAGATTACTAGCAAAAATAGCAACAAAAGGTGTTGTACAATTGTTCAATGCAGTGAGAAATCAACAAAAAACTTTTGAAACagatctaaataaaaatttaccagAGGGTAAAAAAGAAAAGATTCTAAAGAAATTTGATAAGAGAGCCTTTTTAGATACACTTATGGGTCAATCAAAGTCTATAGTTGTTGAAGATCAAACAAAACCTTTGAAAGATGAATTAAAAGCAGAAGACAAACCTCGGTGGAATGCATTAAG AGATGACTTCATGATGGGTGCTAAAATGAAAGATTGGGACAAAGAAGTTGAggaataa
- the LOC124538658 gene encoding RAB6A-GEF complex partner protein 2, giving the protein MIELSAKLTTGTVYLAGEAIECAITFSHTAQPEHRNSQSHSDILENLAWASAQIHCFFSTSKNSGEKTPVIEKTTALEVTSCDIGDVIFHTKPKILFCDLTIPLGETKTFWYRESLPIEAPPSYRGTAVKYSYKITIATQKVGSHIKMVRIPFRVLPISPIMNMQDLSALCGNETTEELQPTNPFSEERKVETPLTMALQVLQNLTARRSPNSYMITNARGKVGRFCLFKSAYKLGEDIVGTFDFSVGTVTCMQVSVSLQPEEITKTNTPTKNVNKENSSRSMTVARCHEVTLGLTHSQLILPIPLHITPAFEGDEVSLSWRLHFEFVTSNEKLFPTSDDKDWNAPLNVPIETMVWNLPVKIYSTQPKQITQQTVGSDAYTLYIK; this is encoded by the exons atgattgaaCTCTCTGCGAAACTTACTACTGGAACAGTTTATTTAGCTGGCGAAGCTATAGAATGTGCTATAACATTTTCCCACACAGCACAACCAGAGCATAGGAATTCCCAAAGTCAcag tgaCATCTTAGAAAACTTAGCATGGGCGTCAGCACAAATACACTGTTTCTTCTCAACGTCTAAAAATTCCGGAGAAAAAACCCCTGTAATCGAAAAAACAACTGCTTTAGAAGTTACATCCTGTGATATTGGTGATGTTATTTTTCACACAAagccaaaaatattattttgtgactTGACTATACCTTTGGGTGAAACTAAAACAT tttggTACAGAGAATCACTACCAATAGAAGCTCCACCTTCATACAGGGGGACAGCGGTAAAATATTCTTACAAGATTACAATAGCAACACAAAAAGTTGGGTCTCATATTAAAATGGTTAGAATACCTTTTAGAGTTTTACCTATTAGTCCTATTATGAACATGCAAGACTTGTCAGCTCTATGTGGAAATGAGACTACAGAAGAACTTCAACCCACTAATCCATTTTCTGAAGAAAGAAAAGTAGAAACACCTCTAACTATGGCTCTACAGGTTTTacag aaTCTCACTGCAAGAAGGAGTCCCAATTCATACATGATTACAAATGCTAGGGGCAAAGTCGGAAgattctgtttatttaaatcagCTTACAAATTGGGAGAGGACATTGTGGGTACTTTTGATTTCTCAGTTGGTACTGTCACTTGTATGCag GTATCAGTGTCATTGCAACCAGAAGAAATTACGAAAACTAATACTCCAACAAAAAATGTCAACAAAGAGAACTCTAGTAGATCAATGACAGTGGCTAGATGTCATGAGGTTACACTGGGTCTTACACATTCCCAGCTCATCCTACCTATACCATTACACATAACACCTGCCTTTGAGGGGGATGAag TGTCTCTAAGTTGGCGACTTCACTTTGAATTTGTGACAAGCAATGAGAAGCTATTTCCAACATCAGATGATAAGGACTGGAATGCACCACTTAATGTTCCAATAGAAACAATGGTCTGGAACCTGCCTGTGAAGATTTACTCTACACAACCGAAGCAAATCACACAACAGACTGTGGGAAGTGATGCATAtacactatatataaaataa
- the LOC124538657 gene encoding BTB/POZ domain-containing protein KCTD3 isoform X1: protein MSNYQEIVNLNVGGTRFATSWHTLTWVPDTFFTALLSGRIPTVRDETGAIFIDRDPNLFGLILNFLRTRDIDLININIRALRHECDYFGITPLSRRLALCDEMNHSSCGDVLFYGYLPPPLNTALPNGNNGRNANSVSRKNSTASNTEVAANRTHSRNSSLDLRTVGRIPSQDQLSRCGRGHSRAASLGNTDSHKGLRPPEINTWQENMKVQIIKAHHNWIAVAYTHFVTGYRLTDSCGWYIIFQSPVQDSVIERIALNAKTGGGATSSGNNSSGTDVMLGIASGPLVRLWAFSTHTEPVRRTLIGTFNLGVRVEHLLFVGPQLVALSGAGSRSKAGVWHTSTQHWQTQDVAHLTTYDTAGSFLLLGTATGAINYIDMQKFPLRMKDNDLLVTQLYKDPNQEPITAISVYLTPKTNLCGNWIEIAYGTRYGSVRVIVQHPETVGHGPQLFQTFTVHQSPITKVSLSENYLISVCSEYNHVRSWRVTRFRGMISTQPGTTPKAAFKVLALEAPTAQPHNDCGPYGEQDEEQIFIQKVVPDTDTLYVRLASNGKRVCTIRSVDASAVSCFVVAECEGALRPRRLLLCGHRSGAAQMWDLTAPIDKAAKPAPAVSNGGAVEGEESPAADGGPTPDELVRLLSACDLDAAPAGPAQTHSPNRPVQP, encoded by the exons ATGTCTAACTATCAAGAGATCGTAAACTTAAACGTTGGTGGCACAAG attcgCAACATCATGGCATACTCTGACCTGGGTACCAGATACTTTTTTCACAGCGCTCCTCAGTGGTCGAATACCCACGGTGCGGGATGAGACTGGGGCTATATTTATAGATAGAGATCCTAACCTATTtggtttgattttaaattttttaaggaCTAGAGACATAGATCttattaacataaacataaGAGCACTGAGGCATGAATGTGATTACTTTGGCATAACTCCTCTTAGCAGAAGACTTGCACTATGTGATGAGATGAACCATTCATCCTGTGGTGATGTGCTCTTCTATGGATATCTTCCACCTCCct taaatacAGCTCTTCCAAATGGTAACAATGGTAGAAATGCCAACAGTGTGTCGAGGAAAAACTCAACTGCATCAAATACTGAAGTGGCAGCTAATAGAACTCATTCAAGAAATTCCTCTTTAGATTTACGTACGGTTGGAAGGATACCATCACAAGATCAATTaag tcgATGTGGTAGAGGTCACTCGAGAGCAGCTTCACTTGGGAACACTGATAGTCACAAGGGATTACGTCCACCGGAAA taaacaCCTGGCAAGAAAATATGaaagtacaaataataaaagctcATCACAATTGGATAGCCGTTGCATATACACACTTTGTTACTGGATACAG ATTGACTGATTCGTGTGGCTGGTACATAATTTTCCAATCACCAGTTCAAGATTCAGTGATAGAACGAATAGCGCTCAATGCTAAAACTGGTGGTGGTGCAACATCTAGTGGCAACAATTCCTCCGGCACTGATGTGATGCTTGGTATTGCTAGCGGGCCCCTTGTCAGATTATGGGCCTTCTCCACACACACTGAGCCGGTTCGACGGACATTAATAG GAACATTTAATTTAGGCGTCCGTGTAGAGCACTTGCTATTCGTGGGTCCGCAGCTAGTGGCGCTCAGCGGCGCTGGAAGTAGAAGTAAAGCCGGTGTGTGGCACACTAGTACTCAGCACTGGCAAACTCAGGATGTCGCACACCTTACCACATATGACACAGCCGGCTCCTTCTTATTACTGGGAACAGCTACCGGGGCTATTAATTATATAG ATATGCAAAAGTTTCCTTTGAGGATGAAAGATAACGATCTCTTAGTGACACAGCTGTACAAGGATCCTAATCAAGAGCCAATCACAGCTATATCGGTATATCTTACACCTAAAACAA atTTATGTGGCAACTGGATAGAGATAGCATACGGGACGAGGTACGGATCAGTGCGTGTGATCGTACAGCATCCGGAAACAGTTGGTCACGGACCGCAATTATTCCAAACTTTCACCGTTCATCAAAGTCCTATCACTAAG GTATCTCTGTCAGAAAACTACTTGATATCGGTATGCAGCGAGTACAACCATGTTAGGTCTTGGCGCGTCACTCGCTTCAGAGGAATGATCTCGACGCAACCTGGAACCACGCCCAAAGCGGCATTTAAGGTCTTGGCCTTAGAAGCGCCGACCGCTCAACCTCATAATGACTGTG GGCCTTATGGTGAACAGGATGAggaacaaatatttatacagaaaGTAGTACCTGATACAGACACGCTGTACGTCCGATTAGCTTCAAACGGCAAAAg GGTGTGCACCATCCGCTCGGTGGACGCGTCGGCGGTGTCGTGCTTCGTGGTGGCGGAGTGCGAGGGCGCGCTGCGGCCGCGCCGCCTGCTGCTGTGCGGGCACCGCTCGGGCGCCGCGCAGATGTGGGACCTCACCGCGCCCATCGACAAGGCCGCCAAGCCCGCGCCCGCCGTCTCCAACGGCGGAG CAGTAGAGGGCGAGGAGTCCCCGGCGGCGGACGGCGGGCCCACTCCGGACGAGCTGGTACGGCTACTGTCGGCGTGCGACCTGGACGCGGCCCCCGCCGGGCCCGCGCAGACGCACTCGCCCAACCGCCCCGTGCAGCCCTGA
- the LOC124538657 gene encoding BTB/POZ domain-containing protein KCTD3 isoform X2: MSNYQEIVNLNVGGTRFATSWHTLTWVPDTFFTALLSGRIPTVRDETGAIFIDRDPNLFGLILNFLRTRDIDLININIRALRHECDYFGITPLSRRLALCDEMNHSSCGDVLFYGYLPPPLNTALPNGNNGRNANSVSRKNSTASNTEVAANRTHSRNSSLDLRTVGRIPSQDQLSRCGRGHSRAASLGNTDSHKGLRPPEINTWQENMKVQIIKAHHNWIAVAYTHFVTGYRLTDSCGWYIIFQSPVQDSVIERIALNAKTGGGATSSGNNSSGTDVMLGIASGPLVRLWAFSTHTEPVRRTLIGTFNLGVRVEHLLFVGPQLVALSGAGSRSKAGVWHTSTQHWQTQDVAHLTTYDTAGSFLLLGTATGAINYIDMQKFPLRMKDNDLLVTQLYKDPNQEPITAISVYLTPKTNLCGNWIEIAYGTRYGSVRVIVQHPETVGHGPQLFQTFTVHQSPITKVSLSENYLISVCSEYNHVRSWRVTRFRGMISTQPGTTPKAAFKVLALEAPTAQPHNDCGPYGEQDEEQIFIQKVVPDTDTLYVRLASNGKRVCTIRSVDASAVSCFVVAECEGALRPRRLLLCGHRSGAAQMWDLTAPIDKAAKPAPAVSNGGVEGEESPAADGGPTPDELVRLLSACDLDAAPAGPAQTHSPNRPVQP; encoded by the exons ATGTCTAACTATCAAGAGATCGTAAACTTAAACGTTGGTGGCACAAG attcgCAACATCATGGCATACTCTGACCTGGGTACCAGATACTTTTTTCACAGCGCTCCTCAGTGGTCGAATACCCACGGTGCGGGATGAGACTGGGGCTATATTTATAGATAGAGATCCTAACCTATTtggtttgattttaaattttttaaggaCTAGAGACATAGATCttattaacataaacataaGAGCACTGAGGCATGAATGTGATTACTTTGGCATAACTCCTCTTAGCAGAAGACTTGCACTATGTGATGAGATGAACCATTCATCCTGTGGTGATGTGCTCTTCTATGGATATCTTCCACCTCCct taaatacAGCTCTTCCAAATGGTAACAATGGTAGAAATGCCAACAGTGTGTCGAGGAAAAACTCAACTGCATCAAATACTGAAGTGGCAGCTAATAGAACTCATTCAAGAAATTCCTCTTTAGATTTACGTACGGTTGGAAGGATACCATCACAAGATCAATTaag tcgATGTGGTAGAGGTCACTCGAGAGCAGCTTCACTTGGGAACACTGATAGTCACAAGGGATTACGTCCACCGGAAA taaacaCCTGGCAAGAAAATATGaaagtacaaataataaaagctcATCACAATTGGATAGCCGTTGCATATACACACTTTGTTACTGGATACAG ATTGACTGATTCGTGTGGCTGGTACATAATTTTCCAATCACCAGTTCAAGATTCAGTGATAGAACGAATAGCGCTCAATGCTAAAACTGGTGGTGGTGCAACATCTAGTGGCAACAATTCCTCCGGCACTGATGTGATGCTTGGTATTGCTAGCGGGCCCCTTGTCAGATTATGGGCCTTCTCCACACACACTGAGCCGGTTCGACGGACATTAATAG GAACATTTAATTTAGGCGTCCGTGTAGAGCACTTGCTATTCGTGGGTCCGCAGCTAGTGGCGCTCAGCGGCGCTGGAAGTAGAAGTAAAGCCGGTGTGTGGCACACTAGTACTCAGCACTGGCAAACTCAGGATGTCGCACACCTTACCACATATGACACAGCCGGCTCCTTCTTATTACTGGGAACAGCTACCGGGGCTATTAATTATATAG ATATGCAAAAGTTTCCTTTGAGGATGAAAGATAACGATCTCTTAGTGACACAGCTGTACAAGGATCCTAATCAAGAGCCAATCACAGCTATATCGGTATATCTTACACCTAAAACAA atTTATGTGGCAACTGGATAGAGATAGCATACGGGACGAGGTACGGATCAGTGCGTGTGATCGTACAGCATCCGGAAACAGTTGGTCACGGACCGCAATTATTCCAAACTTTCACCGTTCATCAAAGTCCTATCACTAAG GTATCTCTGTCAGAAAACTACTTGATATCGGTATGCAGCGAGTACAACCATGTTAGGTCTTGGCGCGTCACTCGCTTCAGAGGAATGATCTCGACGCAACCTGGAACCACGCCCAAAGCGGCATTTAAGGTCTTGGCCTTAGAAGCGCCGACCGCTCAACCTCATAATGACTGTG GGCCTTATGGTGAACAGGATGAggaacaaatatttatacagaaaGTAGTACCTGATACAGACACGCTGTACGTCCGATTAGCTTCAAACGGCAAAAg GGTGTGCACCATCCGCTCGGTGGACGCGTCGGCGGTGTCGTGCTTCGTGGTGGCGGAGTGCGAGGGCGCGCTGCGGCCGCGCCGCCTGCTGCTGTGCGGGCACCGCTCGGGCGCCGCGCAGATGTGGGACCTCACCGCGCCCATCGACAAGGCCGCCAAGCCCGCGCCCGCCGTCTCCAACGGCGGAG TAGAGGGCGAGGAGTCCCCGGCGGCGGACGGCGGGCCCACTCCGGACGAGCTGGTACGGCTACTGTCGGCGTGCGACCTGGACGCGGCCCCCGCCGGGCCCGCGCAGACGCACTCGCCCAACCGCCCCGTGCAGCCCTGA